Proteins encoded in a region of the Desulfonauticus submarinus genome:
- the obgE gene encoding GTPase ObgE produces MRFIDEAKILVKAGKGGRGCVSFRREKFVPKGGPDGGSGGKGGDVYFLASNKLLTLYDFRLKRVYQAENGQPGMGSQKDGRAGKDLVIEVPVGTLIYEIKDEEQGKEVLLADLAKNGEKFLIARGGRGGKGNMYFKTPTNQAPRYAQPGLPGEEKRLRLELKLIADVGLLGLPNAGKSTFLSAISAARPKIAPYPFTTLVPNLGVIADDLGRKMVIADIPGLIEGAHLGQGLGHRFLKHVERTRFLVHILSIEDVDLDNIAQGFDLINKELEKFDPVLAKKQQIKVINKIDLLSKEDLSILKNKYPELFFISALHGDGIEELLSAMWKKL; encoded by the coding sequence ATGCGTTTTATTGATGAAGCAAAAATTTTAGTTAAAGCTGGTAAAGGTGGAAGAGGATGTGTTTCCTTTAGGCGAGAAAAATTTGTTCCTAAAGGGGGACCTGATGGTGGCTCTGGCGGTAAGGGAGGAGATGTCTATTTTCTAGCAAGTAATAAACTTCTTACTTTGTATGATTTTAGATTAAAGAGGGTGTATCAAGCAGAGAATGGACAACCCGGTATGGGAAGTCAGAAAGATGGTAGAGCTGGTAAAGATTTGGTAATTGAAGTCCCTGTAGGTACTTTGATCTATGAAATTAAAGATGAGGAACAAGGAAAAGAAGTTTTATTGGCAGATTTAGCTAAAAATGGAGAAAAATTTTTGATAGCAAGAGGTGGCAGAGGTGGCAAAGGTAATATGTACTTTAAAACACCTACTAATCAGGCCCCTCGTTATGCTCAGCCAGGTCTCCCTGGAGAGGAAAAAAGGCTCAGACTAGAGCTTAAACTAATTGCAGATGTTGGTTTGTTGGGATTGCCCAATGCAGGTAAGTCTACTTTTCTTTCAGCTATTTCTGCAGCAAGACCTAAAATTGCTCCTTACCCTTTTACTACTTTGGTGCCTAATTTGGGCGTTATTGCGGATGATTTGGGACGCAAGATGGTTATAGCTGATATCCCAGGACTTATTGAAGGGGCTCATTTAGGCCAGGGATTGGGGCATCGTTTTTTAAAACATGTGGAAAGAACAAGATTTTTGGTTCATATTTTAAGTATAGAAGATGTGGACTTAGATAATATTGCCCAAGGTTTTGATTTAATTAATAAAGAGCTTGAAAAATTTGATCCTGTATTAGCTAAAAAGCAGCAGATAAAAGTTATTAATAAGATTGATTTACTTTCAAAAGAAGATTTGAGTATATTAAAAAATAAGTATCCAGAGCTGTTTTTTATTTCTGCTTTGCATGGAGATGGAATTGAGGAACTTTTGTCTGCTATGTGGAAAAAATTGTAA
- the proB gene encoding glutamate 5-kinase yields MKPQDFQFYKQQVLQSVKKIVVKVGSAVLTTENDLDLKVITRLADDLSLVHNKGIDIVVVSSGAVAAGCKVVSKCKIKSNLVYKQAASAIGQSRLMHIYDEAFARFSKITAQILLTREDLKSRERFLNARNTFSQLFEWRTIPIVNENDTVAVQELKFGDNDQLAVLILNLVEADLLINLTSAQGVFEKNPSLYPKAKKIDYIENIFSLDLNKLCEGKSEQGSGGMYSKLLSAKRAAQLGVPTVILPGKERFILEKLFSGQNIGSWILPEGKKISRRKFWFAYNLDPEGQIIVDQGAILALKKGKSLLPVGIVGIKGEFSKGSLVQVLSKQGTPIGVGLSNYASSDIALIKGKKSSELTSILGENIYSEVIHADNLLLDVFLG; encoded by the coding sequence GTGAAACCTCAAGACTTTCAATTTTATAAACAACAAGTTCTACAGAGCGTAAAAAAAATAGTAGTAAAAGTTGGTAGTGCTGTTTTAACAACTGAAAATGATTTGGATTTAAAAGTTATTACTAGATTGGCTGATGACTTATCATTGGTTCATAATAAAGGAATTGATATTGTGGTAGTTAGTTCAGGAGCTGTTGCTGCAGGTTGTAAAGTTGTTTCTAAGTGTAAAATAAAGTCTAACTTAGTTTATAAACAGGCAGCTTCTGCAATTGGGCAAAGCAGGCTTATGCATATTTATGATGAGGCTTTTGCTCGATTTTCCAAAATAACTGCTCAGATTTTGCTAACCAGAGAGGACTTAAAAAGTAGAGAAAGATTTTTAAATGCTAGAAATACTTTTTCCCAACTTTTTGAATGGCGAACTATACCCATAGTTAATGAAAATGATACTGTAGCTGTCCAAGAACTTAAATTTGGAGATAATGATCAACTGGCAGTGTTGATTTTAAATTTAGTAGAAGCAGATTTATTAATAAACCTTACCTCTGCTCAAGGAGTATTTGAAAAAAATCCATCTCTTTATCCCAAGGCAAAAAAAATAGACTATATTGAAAATATTTTTTCTTTGGATCTAAATAAGCTTTGTGAAGGTAAAAGTGAACAAGGCTCTGGAGGAATGTATAGTAAACTTCTTTCTGCTAAAAGAGCAGCACAACTTGGAGTGCCTACTGTTATTTTGCCTGGTAAAGAGAGGTTTATTCTTGAAAAGTTATTTTCTGGACAAAACATTGGTTCGTGGATTTTGCCAGAAGGAAAGAAGATTTCAAGACGAAAATTTTGGTTTGCTTATAATTTAGATCCAGAAGGTCAGATAATAGTAGATCAAGGAGCTATACTGGCTTTAAAAAAGGGTAAAAGCTTGCTTCCTGTGGGAATAGTAGGAATCAAAGGTGAATTTAGTAAAGGTTCTCTTGTACAAGTTTTGAGTAAACAAGGAACACCGATTGGTGTTGGTTTAAGCAATTATGCTTCATCTGACATTGCCTTGATAAAAGGAAAAAAAAGCTCTGAGTTGACTTCAATTTTAGGTGAAAACATATATTCTGAAGTTATTCATGCAGATAATTTGCTTTTAGATGTTTTTTTAGGATAA